In one Thermococcus sp. 2319x1 genomic region, the following are encoded:
- a CDS encoding Lrp/AsnC family transcriptional regulator, with translation MKLDETDKNILRLLQEDGRMSYSEIARRIGIPESTVRLRVKKLIEEGVIRKFAALINPFKAGYNIVAFIAVDIEPNKIKRAVEELSKLPEVDVLGIATGAHDVLMQVTVKDLQELENFLIEKLGKIEGIKSTETSILTSVRKWGYARVF, from the coding sequence ATGAAATTGGACGAAACGGATAAGAACATCTTGAGGTTGCTTCAAGAAGACGGGAGGATGAGCTATTCCGAGATAGCCCGGAGAATAGGAATACCCGAATCAACCGTAAGGCTCAGGGTAAAAAAGCTCATCGAAGAAGGAGTAATAAGAAAGTTCGCCGCCTTAATAAACCCCTTCAAAGCTGGCTACAACATAGTGGCGTTTATAGCCGTTGACATCGAGCCCAACAAAATCAAAAGAGCAGTTGAAGAGCTTTCCAAACTTCCGGAAGTTGATGTCTTGGGAATAGCCACCGGGGCCCACGACGTATTAATGCAGGTAACCGTGAAGGACCTTCAGGAACTTGAGAACTTTCTAATAGAAAAGCTTGGAAAAATTGAAGGAATAAAGAGCACGGAAACCTCAATCCTAACAAGCGTTAGAAAATGGGGATATGCAAGGGTATTTTAG